One part of the Mycobacterium marinum genome encodes these proteins:
- a CDS encoding mechanosensitive ion channel family protein yields MSVFGSAWFYWAVGIAAALPVLVVILTEVQRLLRRRQSALARQVGLLRNYVLPLGAVLLLMVNATGVPAHDTAVRLLATVFGFLVLVLLLSGLNAAVFSGAPQGSWRRRLPVIFVDVARFALIGAGLAVILSFVWGVRIGGLFTALGVTSVVIGLMLQNSVSQIVSGLFMLFEQPFQIDDWLDTTTTRGRIVEVNWRAVHIETGSGLRITPNSVLASTPFTNLSRPAGAYQLAIPTKFSDADAPDRVCALLSRVAAALPQLDSGFLVTTEPVGGTEYCTTIGLRSPAEESAARATFLRWIWYAARREGLHLNGADDDFSTTERVQHALKTVVAPVMRLSDTDQQALLSSARIIRFAAGETMEYAGQVPAGMTFLITGRVRLTATAEDGSVVPVTTLHEGGFLGLTALTRQPNLAGAHALDEVTALEVDREHLEHLVMREPLLLQDFGHILEERQSKVRRVGGLN; encoded by the coding sequence ATGAGCGTGTTCGGCTCGGCCTGGTTCTACTGGGCCGTCGGAATCGCGGCGGCTCTGCCCGTGCTGGTCGTGATTCTCACCGAAGTCCAGCGGCTGTTGCGCCGCAGGCAAAGCGCGCTGGCCCGCCAAGTCGGCCTGCTGCGCAACTATGTGCTGCCGCTGGGCGCGGTGTTGCTGCTCATGGTCAATGCGACGGGGGTGCCGGCCCACGACACCGCGGTGCGGCTGCTGGCCACCGTATTCGGCTTCCTGGTCTTGGTCCTGCTGTTGTCCGGGCTCAATGCCGCGGTCTTCTCCGGGGCCCCGCAGGGTTCGTGGCGCCGACGGCTACCGGTCATCTTCGTCGACGTCGCACGGTTCGCACTGATCGGCGCCGGACTGGCGGTGATCCTCTCGTTCGTTTGGGGCGTTCGGATCGGCGGCCTGTTCACCGCGCTGGGGGTGACATCGGTCGTCATCGGTCTGATGTTGCAGAACTCCGTCAGCCAGATCGTCTCCGGCCTGTTCATGCTGTTCGAGCAACCGTTCCAGATCGACGACTGGCTCGATACGACCACCACGCGGGGACGAATTGTCGAGGTGAACTGGCGTGCAGTGCACATCGAGACCGGCAGCGGACTGCGAATCACCCCGAACTCGGTACTGGCCAGCACACCGTTCACCAACCTGAGCCGCCCGGCCGGCGCCTACCAGTTGGCGATACCGACCAAGTTTTCCGACGCGGACGCCCCCGATCGGGTGTGCGCGCTGTTGTCCCGGGTTGCCGCCGCGCTGCCGCAGCTCGACAGCGGGTTCCTAGTCACCACCGAGCCGGTCGGCGGCACCGAATACTGCACCACCATCGGGCTGCGGTCGCCGGCCGAGGAGAGTGCCGCGCGCGCAACATTTCTGCGCTGGATTTGGTACGCCGCGCGGCGGGAGGGGCTGCACCTCAACGGGGCCGATGACGATTTCTCGACCACCGAACGCGTCCAGCACGCGCTCAAGACGGTGGTGGCACCGGTGATGAGGCTCAGCGATACCGACCAGCAGGCGTTGTTGTCCAGCGCCAGGATCATTCGGTTCGCGGCCGGTGAAACCATGGAGTACGCCGGACAGGTGCCGGCCGGGATGACGTTCTTGATCACCGGACGCGTGCGGCTGACCGCGACGGCCGAAGACGGGTCGGTCGTGCCGGTCACCACGTTGCATGAAGGCGGATTCCTGGGGCTCACGGCGCTGACCCGCCAACCCAACCTGGCGGGCGCACATGCGCTCGACGAGGTCACCGCGCTCGAGGTCGACCGCGAGCACCTCGAACATCTGGTGATGCGTGAACCACTGCTGCTGCAGGATTTTGGTCACATCCTCGAGGAGCGGCAAAGCAAGGTGCGACGGGTGGGTGGCCTCAATTAG
- a CDS encoding PE family protein, with amino-acid sequence MSYVLVTPEMVATAAADAAAIGSTVSAANAAAAIPTTAIATAAADDVSAAIAALFNAHAEQYQALSVRVAEFHESFTRALTAGSTAYATAEAANAGPLQPLLDLINAPTQALLARPLIGDGTNGAPGTGQGGGNGGLLIGNGGAGGSGAPGQRGGAGGAGGLLLGNGGAGGAGGVGALGQASGTGGNGGAGGLLFGKGGAGGAGGVGGLGQAGGTGGNGGAGGLLFGNGGAGGVGGAGGVGGVDSAGGTGGTGGTGGANGLFGAAGSGGSGGAGGDGAPGDTASAGGTGGTGSAGGAGGTGGVGGANQFFGHAGDGGHGGTGGTGGTGGAGGSGVGSGLAGGAGGDGGAGGAAGRGGAAGAGGPLVTPGHAGNTGTGGTGGTGGTGGNGDLHTNGGNGGTGGSGGAGIAGVGGGNGGTGGDGGKGGTGANGAPLGASGGTGGDGGKGGGGGNATDGGHGGNGGTGGTAGDGGNGQSGDLNANGGGGGRGGTGGAGGIGGTTTGGGDAGAGGGGGAGGTGGSGGEGGAGGFGGDGGAGGTGGKAGAGGDGGNATDGGNAGAGGDGGTGGAGGAGGGIVTGINGGAGGAGGDGGDSGNGGNATGGGDGGNGGTAGTGGAGGLGGGGFRVGHGGGGGNGGNGGVGGTATAGGDAGSGGTGGVGGDGSVGGDASDAVAGGDGGTGGRGGSGGAGGIATGGGSAGHGGGGGGGGNGGHGTDGTAGVAGHGGGAGGAGGDAGDGGKGGDALDGGTAGAGGAGGKAGNGGGAGSGGKGTFDGGAGGAGGDGGKAGNGGAGGIDSNGQVADGGDGGDGGNGGDGGNGGDGSPVGAGGTGGIGTAGGVGGGGGAVSGRPGQNGSEGQPG; translated from the coding sequence ATGTCCTACGTTTTGGTTACGCCCGAGATGGTAGCCACAGCGGCCGCGGATGCTGCTGCGATCGGCTCGACGGTCAGCGCGGCCAATGCCGCCGCGGCGATCCCGACCACCGCGATAGCCACTGCCGCCGCCGATGACGTGTCTGCGGCCATCGCGGCGCTGTTCAACGCCCACGCCGAGCAGTACCAGGCCCTCAGTGTTCGCGTGGCCGAGTTTCATGAGTCCTTCACCCGCGCCCTGACCGCCGGCAGCACCGCCTACGCCACCGCCGAAGCCGCCAACGCCGGCCCCCTGCAGCCGCTGCTCGACCTGATCAATGCGCCGACCCAGGCACTACTGGCACGTCCGCTGATCGGCGACGGTACCAACGGGGCACCGGGCACCGGCCAAGGCGGCGGCAACGGAGGCCTGCTTATCGGCAACGGCGGCGCCGGCGGGTCCGGTGCACCCGGTCAACGCGGCGGGGCCGGCGGGGCCGGCGGGCTTCTGCTCGGCAACGGCGGAGCCGGTGGAGCCGGTGGGGTCGGCGCGCTCGGCCAGGCCAGCGGCACCGGCGGCAATGGTGGGGCCGGCGGGCTGTTGTTCGGCAAGGGCGGGGCCGGTGGAGCCGGTGGGGTCGGCGGGCTTGGCCAGGCCGGCGGCACCGGCGGCAATGGCGGGGCCGGCGGGCTGTTGTTCGGCAATGGCGGTGCCGGTGGGGTCGGTGGGGCCGGGGGTGTCGGTGGAGTCGACTCGGCGGGCGGCACCGGCGGGACCGGCGGGACCGGCGGCGCCAATGGGCTGTTCGGGGCGGCCGGTTCCGGTGGCAGCGGCGGGGCCGGCGGCGATGGCGCTCCCGGTGACACCGCTAGCGCCGGTGGGACCGGCGGGACCGGATCGGCCGGCGGTGCCGGCGGCACCGGCGGGGTCGGCGGGGCCAATCAGTTCTTCGGCCACGCCGGGGACGGTGGCCATGGCGGTACCGGCGGCACCGGCGGCACGGGCGGGGCCGGCGGCTCGGGTGTCGGATCAGGCCTGGCCGGCGGTGCCGGCGGGGACGGTGGCGCGGGCGGCGCCGCGGGCCGCGGTGGCGCCGCGGGCGCCGGTGGTCCACTGGTTACCCCAGGGCATGCGGGCAACACCGGCACCGGTGGTACCGGCGGTACCGGCGGCACCGGCGGAAACGGCGATCTCCACACCAACGGCGGCAACGGCGGCACCGGCGGAAGCGGCGGCGCCGGCATCGCCGGTGTCGGCGGTGGCAACGGCGGCACCGGCGGCGACGGCGGCAAGGGCGGCACCGGCGCCAACGGCGCCCCGTTGGGTGCCAGCGGCGGCACCGGAGGCGACGGCGGCAAGGGCGGCGGCGGCGGCAACGCTACCGACGGCGGCCACGGCGGTAACGGAGGTACCGGCGGCACCGCCGGTGACGGCGGCAACGGCCAATCCGGTGACCTGAATGCGAACGGGGGCGGCGGCGGCCGTGGCGGCACTGGCGGTGCCGGGGGTATCGGCGGGACTACCACCGGCGGCGGTGATGCCGGGGCCGGTGGCGGCGGGGGTGCCGGTGGGACCGGAGGCTCTGGCGGAGAAGGCGGTGCCGGCGGCTTTGGTGGTGATGGCGGGGCCGGCGGCACCGGCGGCAAGGCTGGCGCCGGTGGGGACGGCGGCAACGCAACCGACGGCGGAAACGCCGGTGCCGGTGGGGACGGCGGAACCGGCGGCGCCGGCGGCGCCGGGGGCGGCATCGTGACCGGGATCAATGGCGGTGCCGGCGGGGCAGGTGGTGACGGCGGCGATAGCGGCAACGGCGGCAACGCAACCGGCGGCGGCGACGGCGGCAACGGCGGGACGGCCGGCACAGGCGGCGCCGGTGGTTTGGGTGGCGGTGGCTTCCGGGTCGGACATGGTGGTGGCGGCGGCAACGGCGGCAATGGCGGCGTCGGCGGCACCGCAACCGCGGGCGGCGACGCCGGTAGCGGCGGCACCGGCGGCGTCGGTGGCGACGGCAGCGTCGGAGGCGACGCCTCCGATGCCGTCGCCGGTGGCGACGGTGGCACCGGCGGTCGGGGCGGCAGCGGCGGTGCTGGCGGTATCGCAACGGGCGGCGGCAGCGCCGGCCACGGCGGCGGGGGCGGCGGGGGCGGCAACGGCGGCCACGGCACCGACGGCACCGCCGGTGTGGCCGGTCATGGTGGTGGTGCCGGTGGCGCCGGCGGCGACGCCGGCGACGGCGGCAAAGGTGGTGACGCTCTCGACGGCGGCACCGCCGGTGCCGGTGGTGCCGGCGGCAAGGCCGGCAACGGGGGCGGCGCCGGTTCCGGCGGCAAAGGTACCTTCGACGGCGGCGCGGGCGGCGCTGGAGGCGACGGCGGCAAGGCCGGCAACGGAGGCGCTGGCGGCATCGACAGCAACGGTCAGGTCGCCGACGGCGGCGACGGCGGTGACGGCGGCAACGGCGGTGACGGCGGCAACGGCGGTGACGGTTCACCCGTCGGTGCCGGCGGTACGGGCGGTATCGGCACCGCCGGTGGTGTCGGGGGCGGAGGCGGCGCGGTGTCCGGCCGCCCCGGCCAGAACGGCAGCGAGGGCCAGCCTGGGTGA
- a CDS encoding adenylate/guanylate cyclase domain-containing protein yields the protein MTSGQPTEPVTAAASGQTGRTDSRGRRLLRFLRVGIQAKLLVTLLVCSILSVAVVGVIGYVSGRNALQRVAVERLLQLREAQKRQVEALFSELTKSVMVYSEGMSANEATAAFTDGFAQLANATVDPVQQQAIVDYYVNELIKPIDQATGHELDLEALLPASPAQTYLQAYYTAPFSSSSESMRFNNAGDGSAWSAANARFNDFFRGIVTRFQYRDALLLDLQGNVVYSVNKGPDLGTNLFTGPYRETNLRTAYQKALASNEIDFVWITDFQRYQPEVDAPTAWLVSPVGVDGKLQGVMALALPPTNLNQIMNANEKWEAVGMGRSTETYLAGSDNLMRSDSRLFLESPDEYRREALAGGTREDVVNKAIRLGTTVLVQPVPSAGLRAALRGQSGITKDTDYLGNRELEAYAPLDVPNSDLRWAILATRDDWDAYQRLSSFGRTVVLAVAGITLFICVVSMVLAKLLVRPIRRLEAGTEKIRSGDYEVTVPVKSRDELGDLTAAFNEMSSNLKVKDQLLTEQRSQNEQLLLALMPEPVVQRYRAGGEVIAEEHQDVTVIFAELIGLEEISDGLSGDELVGIVDELFRQFDSAAQSLGVEPIRTFHNGYLAACGATTPRLDNVHRGIEFALEIELIVNRFANQSQHPLRVRVGVTTGRVVSGLVGRANLAYDMWGGAVQMAYRMHGQLSDPGIYVSARVHDAMREIWTFTPAGAISVRGSQQQIWQVSERR from the coding sequence GTGACATCGGGGCAGCCAACGGAACCCGTCACCGCGGCCGCGTCCGGTCAGACCGGCAGAACCGACAGTCGAGGTCGTCGGTTGCTGCGATTTCTCCGGGTCGGCATCCAGGCCAAGTTGTTGGTGACGCTGCTGGTCTGCAGCATCCTTTCGGTCGCGGTGGTCGGGGTCATCGGCTACGTCAGCGGTCGCAACGCGTTGCAGCGCGTTGCCGTTGAGCGACTACTCCAGCTGCGGGAGGCCCAGAAACGGCAGGTCGAGGCACTCTTCTCCGAGTTGACCAAGTCGGTGATGGTGTACAGCGAGGGGATGAGCGCCAACGAAGCCACCGCGGCGTTCACCGACGGCTTCGCGCAACTGGCCAACGCGACCGTCGACCCGGTCCAGCAGCAGGCGATCGTCGACTACTACGTCAACGAGCTGATCAAGCCGATCGACCAGGCGACCGGACACGAACTCGATCTCGAGGCGCTGCTGCCGGCATCGCCCGCGCAGACGTACCTGCAGGCGTACTACACCGCACCGTTCAGTTCGTCGAGTGAGTCGATGCGCTTCAACAACGCCGGTGATGGCAGCGCATGGTCGGCGGCCAACGCCCGTTTCAACGACTTTTTCCGCGGCATCGTCACCCGATTCCAGTACCGCGACGCGTTGCTGCTCGACCTGCAAGGCAACGTCGTCTACTCGGTCAACAAGGGACCCGATCTGGGGACCAACCTCTTCACCGGCCCGTATCGCGAGACCAACCTGCGTACCGCGTATCAAAAGGCGCTGGCGTCCAATGAGATCGACTTCGTATGGATCACCGACTTCCAGCGCTATCAGCCCGAAGTCGACGCCCCCACCGCGTGGCTGGTGTCGCCGGTCGGGGTGGACGGCAAGCTGCAGGGAGTGATGGCCCTGGCGTTGCCGCCCACCAACTTGAACCAGATCATGAACGCCAACGAGAAGTGGGAAGCCGTTGGCATGGGTCGATCGACCGAAACGTATCTGGCAGGCTCGGACAACCTGATGCGTTCGGATTCACGGCTTTTCCTGGAAAGCCCGGACGAATATCGCCGCGAGGCGCTGGCCGGCGGTACCCGAGAAGACGTCGTGAACAAGGCGATCCGGTTGGGGACCACGGTGCTGGTCCAACCGGTGCCCAGCGCGGGCTTGCGCGCTGCCCTGCGTGGACAGTCCGGCATCACCAAGGACACCGACTATCTGGGCAATCGAGAGTTGGAGGCCTACGCCCCACTGGACGTGCCCAATTCCGATCTGCGTTGGGCGATTCTGGCGACTCGAGACGACTGGGATGCCTACCAGCGACTGTCGTCGTTCGGTCGGACGGTGGTGTTGGCGGTCGCGGGCATCACCCTATTCATCTGCGTGGTGTCCATGGTGCTGGCCAAGCTGCTGGTGCGCCCGATCCGTCGGCTGGAGGCGGGCACCGAGAAGATCCGCTCCGGCGACTACGAGGTCACCGTGCCGGTCAAGTCGCGCGACGAACTTGGTGATCTCACTGCGGCTTTCAACGAGATGAGCAGCAATTTGAAAGTCAAAGACCAGCTGCTCACCGAGCAACGCAGCCAAAACGAGCAGCTGCTGCTCGCACTGATGCCAGAACCGGTGGTGCAGCGCTACCGAGCGGGTGGCGAGGTCATCGCCGAAGAGCATCAGGATGTCACGGTCATCTTCGCCGAGCTCATCGGGCTCGAAGAGATCTCCGACGGGCTCTCTGGTGACGAATTGGTCGGTATCGTCGACGAGCTGTTCCGACAGTTCGATTCGGCGGCCCAATCCCTGGGTGTGGAACCGATCCGCACATTTCACAATGGCTACCTCGCCGCCTGCGGCGCCACCACGCCGCGACTGGACAACGTGCACCGGGGCATCGAGTTTGCCCTCGAGATCGAGCTCATCGTGAATAGGTTTGCCAACCAGTCACAGCATCCGCTGCGGGTGCGGGTCGGGGTCACCACCGGCAGAGTCGTCAGTGGTCTGGTGGGCCGAGCGAACCTGGCCTACGACATGTGGGGCGGCGCGGTGCAGATGGCCTACCGAATGCACGGCCAGCTGTCGGATCCGGGCATCTACGTCAGCGCCCGGGTACACGACGCGATGCGCGAAATATGGACGTTCACACCGGCCGGCGCCATCTCGGTCCGGGGATCACAGCAGCAGATCTGGCAAGTGTCGGAGCGGCGATGA
- a CDS encoding mechanosensitive ion channel domain-containing protein: MNVLGASWFHWAVGIAIGVPVGLILLTELHNSLARRNSHLARQVTLLRNFLLPLGALLLFLVKASQVPAGEGTVRILTTVFGFLVLVLLLSALNATVFASAPQDSWRKRLPTIFLDVARFALIGIGLAMILSYVWGVRVGGIFTALGVTSVVIGLMLQNSVGQIVSGLFMLFEQPFRIDDWLDTPTARGRVVEVNWRAVHIETGTGLRITPNSVLATTAFTNLSRPGGSHKCSITTKFAASDAPDKVCAMLTRVASALPNLKSGVMPATVALGGAEYRTTVRLKSPAEDGVAQDTFLRWVWYAARREGLALDGAGDTFSTPQRVQDALRAVSPELKLSLLDQQSLSPYAKVVRYGTDETVQQAGVVPKGMSFIIAGSVRLMVTPADGPAVAVGTLGKGAFLGVTALTRQPNPGGAVALEEVTVLDIDREYLERIVMSKPALLQELGRLIDERQLKVQQVTQRERVA; encoded by the coding sequence ATGAACGTCCTGGGCGCCTCGTGGTTCCACTGGGCCGTCGGCATCGCGATCGGAGTGCCGGTTGGCCTGATCCTGCTCACCGAGCTGCACAATTCGCTGGCCCGCAGGAACAGCCACCTGGCCCGTCAGGTCACCCTGCTGCGCAACTTCCTGCTCCCGCTCGGTGCGTTGCTGCTGTTCCTGGTCAAAGCCTCACAAGTACCGGCAGGAGAAGGCACGGTACGAATCCTGACCACGGTGTTTGGCTTCCTGGTGCTGGTGTTGCTACTGTCCGCGCTCAACGCAACGGTATTTGCCAGCGCGCCGCAGGACAGTTGGCGCAAGCGGTTGCCCACCATCTTTCTCGATGTGGCCCGATTTGCGCTGATCGGTATCGGGCTGGCGATGATCCTGTCCTACGTCTGGGGGGTTCGGGTCGGAGGCATCTTCACCGCCTTGGGCGTGACGTCGGTCGTGATCGGCCTGATGCTGCAGAACTCCGTCGGCCAGATCGTGTCGGGCTTGTTCATGCTGTTCGAGCAGCCATTCCGGATCGACGACTGGCTGGACACGCCCACTGCGCGAGGGCGAGTGGTGGAGGTCAACTGGCGTGCCGTACACATCGAAACCGGAACCGGGCTGCGGATCACCCCAAACTCGGTGCTGGCGACGACGGCTTTTACCAACCTTAGTCGCCCGGGTGGTTCGCACAAGTGCAGCATCACAACGAAATTCGCGGCGTCCGATGCGCCGGACAAGGTATGCGCGATGCTGACCAGGGTCGCCAGCGCATTGCCCAATCTCAAGAGCGGGGTGATGCCGGCCACGGTTGCCCTGGGCGGCGCCGAGTACCGCACCACCGTCCGGCTCAAGTCTCCCGCCGAAGACGGTGTTGCCCAAGATACGTTTTTGCGGTGGGTCTGGTACGCCGCCCGTCGCGAGGGGCTTGCGCTGGATGGGGCCGGTGACACCTTCTCGACCCCCCAACGAGTCCAGGACGCGTTGCGCGCGGTGAGCCCGGAACTCAAGCTCAGTCTGCTCGATCAGCAGTCGCTGTCCCCATACGCCAAGGTGGTGCGCTACGGCACCGATGAAACCGTGCAGCAGGCCGGCGTTGTGCCCAAAGGCATGTCCTTCATCATCGCCGGTAGCGTCCGTCTGATGGTGACCCCGGCGGACGGTCCCGCCGTCGCGGTCGGCACCCTCGGCAAGGGCGCTTTCCTGGGGGTGACCGCGTTGACTCGGCAACCCAACCCGGGCGGTGCGGTGGCACTGGAAGAGGTGACCGTGCTCGACATCGATCGCGAGTATCTCGAGCGCATCGTGATGAGCAAGCCGGCGCTGTTGCAGGAGCTGGGCCGACTGATCGACGAGCGGCAGCTGAAGGTGCAGCAAGTAACCCAGCGCGAACGGGTCGCTTGA
- a CDS encoding adenylate/guanylate cyclase domain-containing protein: MTAAEAKDPEPVVEGAPAHDGAKGTRRRRPRFRVSIQSKLMVLLLLSSIVSVAAIVAVGFHTGRSSLSAAAYGRLTQLRESQLRAVETLFSDLTNSLVIYARGLTVIDAVAQFTAGFDQLADATISPAQQESLVNYYNDQLIKPVEHLTGTKLDLEALLPTSPAQKYLQAYYTAPFTSDQDSMRLDDAGDGSAWSAANAEFNGYFREIVTRFDYDDAVLLDTRGNIVYSLSKDPDLGTNILTGPYRESNLRDAYLRALGANAVDFTWITDFEPYQPQLDAATAWLVSPVLQGGRTEGVLALPLPIAKINKMMTADKNWQAAGMGTGTETYLAGPDNLMRSDSRLFLQDPEEYRRQAVAAGTSPEVVNRAIQLGSTVLLQPVATAGLREAQRGQTGTVSAVDYTGNRELEAFAPLNIPNSDLHWSILATNDDSAAFAAAAAFSKALVLVTVAMIVIICVFSMLIAQLMVRPIRRLEAGTEKISGGDYDVAIPVKSRDEIGDLTAAFNEMSRSLNIKEDLLNEQRRENDRLLLSMMPEPVVQRYREGEQTIAQEHQDVTVIFADILGLDEVSRSLSGNELIAIVDDLFRQFDSAAESLGVERIRTLHNGYLASCGVTTPRLDNVARTVAFALEMQRIIERFNHQSGHQLRLRAGINTGNVISGLVGRTSVVYDMWGAAVSTAYQMHSGSPQPGIYVTSQVYEAMRDERQFAPAGTIAVGGAEQQIYRMSEQS; encoded by the coding sequence TTGACGGCGGCCGAGGCGAAAGATCCGGAGCCGGTGGTGGAGGGTGCCCCGGCCCACGATGGTGCGAAGGGCACGCGCCGCCGCCGGCCGCGCTTCCGGGTGAGCATCCAGTCCAAGCTCATGGTGCTGTTGCTGCTGTCGAGCATCGTTTCGGTGGCCGCGATCGTGGCGGTCGGTTTTCATACCGGCCGCAGTTCGCTCAGCGCTGCCGCGTACGGACGTCTGACCCAGCTACGCGAATCGCAGCTGCGCGCGGTGGAGACGCTGTTCTCCGACCTGACCAATTCGCTGGTCATCTACGCCCGCGGGCTGACCGTGATAGACGCGGTCGCGCAGTTCACCGCCGGATTCGACCAACTGGCGGACGCGACGATAAGTCCGGCGCAGCAAGAGTCGCTCGTCAACTACTACAACGACCAGCTCATCAAACCGGTCGAACACCTGACTGGAACCAAACTCGACCTCGAAGCGCTGCTGCCGACATCGCCGGCGCAGAAATACCTGCAGGCGTACTACACCGCGCCGTTCACGTCCGATCAGGATTCGATGCGGCTGGACGACGCCGGCGATGGCAGCGCGTGGTCGGCCGCCAACGCGGAATTCAACGGCTACTTTCGCGAGATCGTCACCCGATTCGATTACGACGACGCGGTTCTGCTCGATACCCGTGGCAACATCGTCTACAGCTTGAGCAAGGACCCCGACCTCGGCACCAACATACTGACCGGGCCGTATCGCGAATCCAATCTGCGCGACGCCTATCTCAGGGCGCTGGGCGCCAACGCCGTCGACTTCACCTGGATCACCGATTTCGAGCCGTATCAACCACAGCTGGACGCGGCGACGGCCTGGCTGGTGTCCCCGGTGCTGCAGGGCGGCAGAACCGAAGGTGTGCTGGCGCTACCGCTGCCCATCGCCAAGATCAACAAGATGATGACCGCCGACAAGAACTGGCAAGCGGCCGGGATGGGTACCGGGACCGAGACCTATCTTGCCGGGCCGGACAACCTCATGCGATCGGATTCGAGGTTGTTCCTGCAGGATCCCGAAGAATATCGCCGCCAGGCGGTGGCGGCCGGGACCTCACCGGAGGTGGTGAACCGGGCGATCCAACTCGGGAGCACGGTGTTGCTGCAACCGGTGGCGACCGCGGGTCTACGTGAGGCGCAGCGGGGCCAGACCGGAACGGTCAGCGCGGTCGACTATACGGGTAACCGCGAGCTGGAAGCCTTTGCGCCGCTGAATATTCCCAACTCGGATCTGCATTGGTCGATCCTGGCGACCAACGACGATTCTGCGGCATTCGCCGCCGCAGCCGCATTCAGCAAGGCGCTGGTATTGGTGACCGTGGCGATGATCGTGATCATCTGTGTCTTCTCGATGTTGATCGCCCAACTGATGGTGCGGCCGATCAGACGCCTGGAGGCGGGCACCGAGAAGATCAGCGGCGGTGACTACGACGTCGCGATTCCGGTGAAGTCGCGTGACGAGATCGGCGATCTGACGGCCGCTTTCAATGAGATGAGCCGAAGCCTGAATATCAAGGAGGATCTGCTCAACGAGCAGCGCCGGGAAAATGATCGGCTGCTGCTGTCGATGATGCCCGAGCCGGTGGTGCAGCGGTATCGCGAGGGCGAACAGACCATCGCCCAGGAACACCAGGACGTCACCGTGATCTTCGCTGACATCCTGGGCTTGGACGAGGTCTCCCGATCGCTGTCGGGCAACGAGTTGATCGCCATCGTCGATGACCTGTTCCGCCAGTTCGATTCGGCAGCTGAATCCCTTGGGGTGGAACGGATCCGCACGCTACACAACGGCTATCTAGCCAGCTGCGGGGTCACCACGCCACGTTTGGACAACGTCGCCCGCACGGTCGCATTCGCGCTGGAGATGCAGCGCATCATCGAGCGGTTCAACCACCAAAGCGGCCACCAACTACGGCTGCGGGCCGGAATCAACACCGGCAACGTCATCAGCGGGCTGGTCGGCCGAACCAGCGTTGTCTACGACATGTGGGGTGCGGCGGTCAGCACCGCCTACCAAATGCACAGTGGCTCACCGCAGCCCGGTATCTACGTCACCTCGCAGGTGTATGAGGCGATGCGAGACGAGCGGCAGTTCGCGCCGGCAGGGACCATCGCGGTCGGCGGTGCGGAACAGCAGATCTACCGGATGTCGGAGCAGTCATGA